Proteins found in one Candidatus Nitrosopelagicus brevis genomic segment:
- a CDS encoding HIT family protein has translation MTIFTEIIEGKLPGFIIFEDDHHVAILDKYPIDTGHSLVIPKKPYEKITDMPKNEVADLFSLVPQIANAILKATGAVAFSIAQNNGKEAKQIVPHVHIHIIPRYANKATMWTKRGIPKDDELSQLQQKIKDSF, from the coding sequence ATGACGATATTCACTGAGATAATTGAAGGAAAATTACCAGGTTTTATTATTTTTGAAGATGATCATCATGTTGCAATCTTGGACAAATATCCTATTGATACAGGTCATTCATTAGTTATTCCAAAAAAACCATATGAGAAGATTACAGATATGCCAAAAAATGAAGTTGCAGATCTATTTTCTCTTGTACCTCAGATTGCAAATGCAATTCTCAAAGCTACGGGAGCAGTTGCATTTAGTATTGCACAGAATAATGGTAAGGAGGCAAAACAAATTGTCCCTCATGTACATATTCATATCATTCCACGTTATGCTAACAAAGCAACAATGTGGACTAAAAGAGGAATTCCTAAAGATGATGAATTATCCCAACTACAACAAAAAATAAAAGACTCTTTCTAA
- a CDS encoding formate--phosphoribosylaminoimidazolecarboxamide ligase, with product MTSIATLGSHCSLQVLKGAKDEGFKTILVCEKKREKLYRRFKFIDELIIVEKFSEILNQEIQEKLKQQDAILIPHGTLIAQMSSEEIESITVPIFGNKWILRWESDRTMKEKLMREATLPMPKPVTEPKDIEKLVIVKRQGAAGGKGYFMAANEEDYNTKRNQLISEGVISKDETLYIQEYAAGVLAYLQFFYSPLTGELEFFGVDQRHESDIEGLGRIPSEQQLKSKKVPSFNVIGNSPLVLRESLLDEVYTMGENFVEAAKRIVSPGMNGPFCIEGVYDENAKFTSFEFSARIVAGTNIYMDGSPYYSLLFNENMSMGKRIAREVKIAEEKNEIEKIVT from the coding sequence TTGACAAGCATCGCCACTTTAGGGTCACACTGTTCCTTACAAGTTTTGAAAGGCGCAAAAGATGAAGGATTTAAAACAATACTAGTATGCGAAAAAAAACGTGAAAAATTATACAGACGATTCAAGTTTATCGATGAATTAATAATTGTAGAAAAATTTTCCGAAATACTAAATCAAGAAATACAAGAAAAACTCAAACAGCAAGATGCAATATTAATTCCTCATGGAACATTAATTGCTCAAATGAGCTCTGAAGAAATTGAATCTATCACAGTACCAATTTTTGGAAATAAATGGATTTTACGATGGGAATCAGATAGAACCATGAAAGAAAAACTCATGAGAGAGGCAACGCTTCCAATGCCAAAACCGGTAACAGAGCCTAAAGATATTGAAAAACTGGTAATTGTGAAAAGACAAGGAGCCGCTGGAGGTAAAGGATATTTCATGGCAGCTAACGAAGAAGACTATAACACAAAAAGGAATCAATTAATTTCTGAAGGAGTAATTTCAAAAGATGAAACTCTATACATTCAAGAGTATGCTGCAGGGGTTTTAGCTTATTTACAATTCTTTTACTCACCATTAACTGGCGAATTAGAATTCTTTGGAGTTGATCAAAGACATGAATCCGATATTGAAGGTCTTGGAAGAATTCCATCCGAACAACAACTAAAATCAAAAAAAGTCCCATCTTTCAACGTCATTGGTAATAGTCCACTAGTGTTGAGAGAATCATTGTTAGATGAAGTCTATACAATGGGAGAAAATTTTGTTGAGGCAGCAAAAAGAATAGTATCACCAGGAATGAATGGCCCATTTTGTATTGAAGGGGTGTATGATGAAAATGCTAAATTTACATCGTTTGAATTTTCAGCAAGAATTGTTGCAGGAACCAATATCTACATGGACGGTTCACCGTACTATTCATTATTATTCAATGAAAATATGAGTATGGGAAAAAGAATTGCAAGAGAAGTGAAGATTGCCGAAGAAAAAAATGAAATAGAAAAAATAGTTACCTAG
- a CDS encoding transcriptional regulator, which translates to MAKRVTLPQLKKYDVTQKVIEMLADAESRAIIFSIIRKGKTAAELSEKHKIPLSSVYKKISDLEELTLIHVDSWQISEKGRRFKVYRSRIKDAEISIKKPEASLTLTPNDNK; encoded by the coding sequence ATGGCAAAACGAGTAACTTTACCTCAGTTAAAAAAATATGATGTAACTCAGAAAGTTATTGAAATGTTGGCCGACGCAGAATCGCGTGCAATCATTTTCTCAATTATTCGAAAAGGAAAAACAGCTGCTGAATTATCTGAAAAGCATAAAATTCCTCTAAGTTCAGTTTATAAAAAAATCTCAGATTTGGAAGAACTAACATTGATTCATGTTGATAGTTGGCAAATTTCTGAAAAGGGCAGAAGATTCAAAGTTTACCGAAGTCGAATTAAGGATGCAGAGATAAGTATAAAAAAACCTGAAGCATCATTAACCTTGACTCCTAATGACAACAAATGA
- the trpD gene encoding anthranilate phosphoribosyltransferase, with translation MKKINGDLTFDEMSSVMSEILNGRNNDEEIAEFLRDLSNKGETNEELRAMFTKMNEYSVNINPRCHGTLIDVCGTGGDNLQTFNISTAASFVIAGAGGNVAKHGNRSVSGISGSADIFEYFGFDLNSEPWMVEEMIEKIGIGFMFAPKFHPAMKNVAPARKIIGKRTAFNLLGPLCNPAKVRHQMIGVFADNYIERIAKIMQKNFSDTVLTVRSDDGMDELSTTSKNKACLLKNEEITEFIIDPSKYNLEKGNLADIQISTKKEAIDSFVKVLNNTSNKTMKEITILNAAGGLLVGGFSNKFEECVELAKQTVNNGKAFEKLKQFAKENNALDKLEEFN, from the coding sequence ATGAAAAAAATTAACGGAGATTTAACATTTGATGAAATGTCATCGGTCATGAGTGAAATTCTAAATGGAAGAAATAATGATGAAGAGATTGCGGAATTTCTAAGAGACTTGTCAAACAAAGGAGAAACAAATGAAGAATTACGTGCAATGTTTACAAAAATGAACGAGTATTCAGTGAATATCAATCCACGTTGTCATGGAACTTTAATTGATGTGTGTGGAACTGGTGGAGACAACTTACAGACATTCAATATTTCTACAGCAGCATCATTTGTAATTGCAGGGGCAGGAGGAAATGTTGCAAAACATGGAAATCGGTCAGTCTCAGGGATATCTGGGAGCGCAGATATCTTTGAATATTTTGGATTTGATTTGAACTCGGAACCATGGATGGTAGAAGAAATGATAGAGAAGATAGGAATAGGATTCATGTTTGCACCAAAGTTTCACCCTGCCATGAAAAATGTGGCACCAGCAAGAAAAATTATTGGTAAAAGAACTGCGTTTAATCTATTAGGACCATTATGCAATCCTGCCAAAGTAAGACACCAAATGATAGGAGTGTTTGCAGACAATTATATCGAAAGAATTGCTAAAATTATGCAAAAGAATTTTTCAGATACTGTACTAACAGTAAGGTCTGATGATGGAATGGATGAATTATCAACAACATCAAAAAATAAAGCATGTCTATTAAAAAATGAAGAGATAACAGAATTCATTATTGATCCTAGTAAGTATAATTTAGAAAAAGGTAATTTAGCAGATATTCAGATTTCAACAAAAAAAGAAGCCATAGATTCATTTGTCAAAGTATTGAATAATACATCAAACAAAACAATGAAAGAAATTACAATTCTAAATGCTGCAGGAGGATTATTGGTAGGAGGATTTAGTAATAAATTTGAAGAATGTGTAGAGTTAGCTAAACAGACAGTGAATAACGGAAAAGCATTTGAAAAATTAAAACAGTTTGCAAAAGAAAATAATGCATTGGATAAATTAGAGGAGTTTAACTGA
- the prf1 gene encoding peptide chain release factor aRF-1, which produces MGKFEVQNVDSVKMYKIRKTLEELTQQSGRGTELITVYIPKGQQLHEVMTQLREEQGTADNIKSDLTRTHVVDSLSKVQQRLKLYKKTPEKGLVVFCGALPREGGGPPGSEVVKIYEIEPPKDLTTSLYRCDDHFHTDILKDMLQDDNIIGLLAIDAKDAGWGLLHGDKLEVLKETGSGVAGKHRQGGQSAKRFQKLREMELQYYFNRVAHITREYFIDIYKVKGLIVSGPGPTKEDFIKNEYLEYRLQNNIIATIDASYSGSEGIREAFAKCSDILSNFRMVEEKKIIEKLFQEINTNSGLGSYGLKEVIEMLRNNIAAMVVISDNINMSRIEKKCKRCSHVEEELIEQGKRIARKTEMKSQKCSECEAMDFEMTDQDLIDFIALIASQTGTKVEVVSGKTEHGVMLGSLGNIAAILRYNPNRG; this is translated from the coding sequence ATGGGAAAATTTGAAGTTCAGAATGTTGATTCTGTAAAAATGTATAAAATTAGAAAAACATTAGAAGAGTTAACTCAACAATCAGGTCGTGGTACCGAACTAATTACAGTATACATTCCAAAGGGTCAACAACTACATGAAGTCATGACACAATTAAGAGAAGAACAAGGAACTGCAGACAATATTAAATCAGATTTAACCAGAACCCATGTAGTAGATTCGTTATCTAAAGTACAACAAAGATTGAAACTATACAAAAAAACACCAGAAAAAGGATTAGTGGTATTCTGCGGTGCACTTCCAAGAGAAGGAGGAGGTCCGCCAGGGAGCGAAGTTGTAAAAATTTACGAGATTGAACCTCCTAAAGATTTAACCACATCACTATACAGATGTGATGATCATTTTCATACAGATATTTTGAAAGATATGTTACAAGACGATAACATAATTGGATTGTTAGCAATTGATGCAAAAGATGCGGGTTGGGGATTATTACATGGAGATAAATTGGAAGTTCTAAAAGAAACTGGTTCTGGAGTTGCAGGTAAACATAGACAAGGTGGACAGTCTGCCAAGAGATTTCAAAAATTAAGAGAAATGGAATTACAATATTACTTTAATAGAGTTGCACATATCACCAGAGAATATTTCATTGATATTTACAAAGTAAAGGGATTGATTGTTTCTGGACCTGGCCCAACTAAAGAGGATTTTATCAAGAATGAATACTTGGAATATAGATTACAAAATAACATTATTGCCACAATAGATGCATCATATTCAGGTTCTGAAGGAATTAGAGAAGCATTTGCAAAATGCTCAGACATCTTATCAAACTTCAGAATGGTCGAAGAAAAAAAGATAATTGAAAAACTCTTTCAAGAAATCAATACAAATTCAGGATTAGGAAGTTATGGTCTTAAAGAAGTAATTGAAATGTTAAGAAACAATATTGCAGCAATGGTGGTTATTTCTGATAACATAAACATGAGTCGAATCGAGAAAAAATGTAAAAGATGTTCACATGTAGAAGAAGAGCTTATTGAACAAGGTAAAAGAATTGCAAGAAAAACAGAAATGAAGAGTCAGAAATGTTCAGAATGTGAAGCAATGGATTTTGAAATGACTGATCAAGATCTTATTGACTTTATTGCACTAATTGCATCTCAAACAGGAACCAAAGTAGAAGTAGTATCAGGAAAAACAGAACATGGAGTTATGCTTGGAAGTTTAGGAAATATAGCTGCAATATTGAGATATAATCCAAATCGAGGTTAG
- a CDS encoding ArsR/SmtB family transcription factor gives MTTNEVKKSLVRKALPKPNILQLSEYDITQKIMDSLTNACHRSVLFSIIENSKDAPKIAEELNISLSAVYKTLVKLEELTLVEIDKFNFVEGKKVKLYKSRIGRAEITFDNNDATLHLYPNNKDSQ, from the coding sequence ATGACAACAAATGAAGTGAAAAAAAGCCTAGTCCGTAAAGCCCTGCCTAAACCTAACATTTTACAATTAAGTGAATACGACATAACTCAAAAAATTATGGATTCCTTGACTAATGCATGTCACCGTTCGGTGTTATTTTCAATAATCGAGAATTCTAAAGATGCACCAAAAATCGCTGAAGAATTAAACATATCATTATCTGCGGTCTACAAAACTCTTGTAAAACTTGAAGAATTAACGTTAGTTGAAATTGACAAATTTAATTTTGTAGAAGGGAAAAAAGTTAAACTTTACAAAAGTCGAATTGGAAGGGCAGAAATTACCTTTGATAACAATGATGCAACTCTACATCTGTATCCTAATAACAAAGATAGTCAATAG
- the ilvD gene encoding dihydroxy-acid dehydratase — protein MKISSRNVVEGTARAPHRAMYKAMGLTNEDLSKSFVGVCHTGNEATPCNIHLPNLAQQAKQGVTEGGATPREFSTIAVSDGIAMGHEGMKSSLISREVIADSIELMVRAHQYDALVGIAGCDKSLPGTMMGMIRLNIPSVFVYGGTIMPGMLDGRELTVVDVYEAVGSYDAGKISAEELENIENVACPNAGSCGGMFTANTMASISEAIGLSLPGSASPPAEDDRRNKMVLETGKACAKLLQLGIKPLDIVTFEAFENSITMLNAVGGSTNGILHLLAMANEAGINLTYDDFERIRKKTPHLADMKPGGNYVMNSLDKIGGIPLVMKKLLDKNLIHGDSLTVTGKTIKENLEELAIVEVPDQQIIKPVEQPIHEVGTAVILKGTLAPEGGVIKTAGVEMTEFTGTAKVFDREEYAFEAVSKGEIDEGDVVVIRYEGPKGGPGMREMLSTTAALVGQGLGKKVAMVTDGRFSGGTRGFMIGHVAPEAFVGGPIALVKDGDKISIKLEDNSLNLHVSEEELSKRKEQWRRPAPNYSTGALAKFASLVGSAANGAITKPAEY, from the coding sequence ATGAAAATTTCAAGCAGAAATGTTGTTGAAGGTACCGCACGAGCTCCACATCGTGCAATGTACAAAGCAATGGGACTCACAAATGAAGATTTAAGCAAATCATTTGTTGGAGTATGTCATACAGGTAATGAAGCAACACCTTGTAACATCCATCTTCCAAATCTTGCACAACAAGCAAAACAAGGAGTTACTGAGGGAGGTGCAACCCCAAGAGAGTTTAGTACAATTGCAGTTAGTGACGGAATTGCAATGGGTCATGAAGGAATGAAATCATCTTTAATCAGTAGAGAGGTAATTGCAGATTCAATTGAACTAATGGTAAGAGCTCATCAATATGATGCACTAGTTGGAATAGCAGGATGTGACAAAAGTCTTCCAGGAACAATGATGGGAATGATTAGACTCAACATACCGTCAGTATTTGTTTATGGTGGAACTATAATGCCAGGAATGTTAGATGGAAGAGAGTTAACAGTGGTAGATGTTTATGAAGCTGTTGGCTCATATGATGCAGGAAAAATTTCTGCAGAAGAGTTAGAAAATATTGAAAATGTAGCATGTCCAAATGCCGGTTCATGTGGAGGCATGTTTACCGCAAATACAATGGCATCAATATCTGAGGCAATAGGATTATCTTTACCAGGAAGTGCAAGCCCACCTGCAGAAGATGATAGAAGAAACAAGATGGTGCTTGAAACTGGAAAAGCATGTGCAAAATTACTACAATTAGGCATAAAACCGCTAGATATAGTCACATTCGAGGCATTTGAGAATTCAATTACTATGCTAAATGCAGTAGGAGGTTCCACAAATGGAATTTTACATTTATTGGCAATGGCAAATGAAGCAGGAATTAATCTAACATATGATGATTTTGAAAGAATTAGAAAAAAGACTCCGCATCTTGCAGATATGAAACCTGGAGGAAATTATGTAATGAATAGTTTAGACAAAATCGGAGGAATTCCATTAGTTATGAAAAAACTATTAGATAAAAATCTGATTCATGGAGATTCATTAACTGTCACTGGTAAAACCATCAAAGAGAATTTAGAAGAATTAGCAATAGTAGAAGTTCCAGATCAACAAATAATCAAACCAGTTGAACAACCTATACACGAAGTTGGAACCGCTGTAATTCTAAAAGGAACATTGGCGCCAGAGGGAGGAGTAATCAAAACTGCAGGAGTTGAAATGACAGAATTTACAGGAACAGCAAAAGTTTTTGATAGAGAAGAATACGCATTTGAAGCAGTTTCTAAAGGAGAGATAGATGAAGGAGATGTTGTAGTTATCAGATATGAAGGACCTAAAGGTGGTCCAGGAATGAGAGAGATGTTGTCTACCACTGCAGCACTTGTAGGTCAAGGACTAGGAAAAAAAGTTGCAATGGTAACTGACGGCAGATTTTCTGGAGGAACTCGAGGATTTATGATTGGACATGTTGCACCAGAGGCATTTGTTGGAGGACCTATAGCATTGGTAAAAGATGGCGATAAAATCTCAATTAAATTAGAAGACAATTCATTAAATCTACACGTATCAGAAGAAGAATTATCTAAAAGAAAAGAACAATGGAGAAGACCAGCACCAAATTATTCTACAGGAGCACTTGCAAAATTTGCATCACTTGTAGGATCTGCCGCAAACGGTGCAATTACAAAACCTGCAGAATACTAA
- a CDS encoding DsbA family protein: MKIYFLAIPIIIGVVIGIGLTLNLESAPNDSSILNKENLMQGTTILGNPDAKITIVEFGDYQCTFCYKFHDETMKKIDQAHIKTENVNFVYRDFPLNGPQSILASEASYCAQKQNKFWEYHNTLYDNWGGENTGWITKNVLIGFANDIRLDLDSFSQCLENSEFKQKVLDNEQFAREIGIDATPSFLIFNDSELYRIIGAQPFEKFEQALQELGTS; this comes from the coding sequence ATGAAGATCTATTTTTTAGCAATTCCTATCATTATCGGTGTTGTGATTGGGATTGGATTAACACTCAATCTGGAGTCGGCACCAAACGATTCATCAATTCTGAATAAGGAAAATCTTATGCAAGGAACAACAATTCTAGGAAATCCTGATGCAAAAATCACAATAGTGGAATTTGGAGATTATCAATGTACATTTTGTTACAAATTTCATGATGAAACAATGAAGAAGATTGATCAAGCACATATCAAAACCGAAAATGTGAATTTCGTCTACAGAGATTTTCCATTAAATGGACCACAATCAATTTTGGCTTCTGAGGCATCATATTGCGCCCAAAAACAAAACAAGTTTTGGGAATATCACAATACATTGTATGATAATTGGGGAGGAGAAAATACAGGATGGATTACAAAGAATGTTTTAATTGGATTTGCCAACGATATCAGATTAGATTTAGATAGTTTTAGTCAATGTTTAGAAAATTCTGAATTCAAGCAAAAAGTTCTCGATAATGAACAATTTGCTAGAGAAATAGGTATTGACGCCACACCGTCATTTTTAATTTTTAACGATAGTGAATTGTACAGGATAATTGGCGCACAACCATTCGAAAAGTTTGAACAGGCATTACAAGAACTTGGAACTTCATGA
- a CDS encoding GNAT family N-acetyltransferase, whose product MVEINLLKLNFDDKAFSHIRDIRETVFTNELGISKQELFDKNDENCDHFLIFDGKEITGSVRILSMEKVAKLERMAILKDFRTKNYGKNCIFQLKEYYSEHGFSHIILDSIYSVREFYKKCGFTEEGDVFQRVGIDHIRMSLTL is encoded by the coding sequence ATGGTAGAAATTAATCTTTTAAAATTAAATTTTGATGATAAGGCGTTTTCTCATATCAGAGATATTCGCGAAACTGTTTTTACAAATGAATTGGGAATATCAAAGCAAGAACTATTTGATAAAAATGATGAAAATTGTGATCATTTCCTAATCTTTGATGGAAAAGAAATTACTGGATCTGTCAGAATTCTTTCTATGGAGAAAGTGGCAAAATTAGAACGTATGGCAATTCTCAAAGATTTCCGAACAAAGAATTATGGCAAAAATTGTATTTTTCAATTAAAAGAATATTATTCAGAACATGGTTTTTCTCATATTATATTGGATTCAATATATTCAGTGAGAGAATTTTATAAAAAATGTGGTTTTACTGAAGAAGGAGATGTATTTCAAAGAGTTGGAATTGATCATATTCGAATGTCATTGACGTTATAG
- a CDS encoding anthranilate synthase component II, whose translation MKFLIIDNYDSFVYNIAQRLGELGVTSDVVRNDKVTISDIENSNYDAIIISPGPGTPDDERYFGICKKVITEIGPKKPILGVCLGHQGIISCFGGKVVNADNIRHGKTSQVKHTDESLFEGVKNPFRATRYHSLVGQKTIIPNSLKITAVAEDDGEVMGVSHKEYLIEGVQFHPESILTDEGSKIFSNFIKKVEKYEKN comes from the coding sequence ATGAAATTTTTAATCATTGATAATTACGACTCTTTTGTATACAACATTGCTCAGAGGTTAGGAGAATTAGGAGTTACATCAGATGTAGTTAGAAATGATAAAGTTACAATAAGCGATATTGAAAATTCAAATTATGATGCAATAATAATTTCTCCAGGACCAGGAACACCTGATGACGAACGATATTTTGGAATTTGTAAAAAAGTGATTACAGAGATTGGGCCAAAAAAACCAATTTTGGGAGTTTGCCTTGGTCATCAAGGAATAATTTCATGCTTTGGAGGAAAGGTAGTGAATGCAGATAACATACGCCATGGAAAAACAAGTCAAGTAAAGCATACAGATGAATCGTTGTTTGAAGGAGTAAAAAATCCATTTAGAGCAACAAGATACCATTCTCTTGTAGGACAAAAAACAATCATACCAAATTCATTAAAAATTACCGCAGTTGCAGAAGATGATGGAGAAGTTATGGGTGTAAGTCATAAAGAATATTTGATTGAAGGAGTTCAATTCCATCCCGAATCAATATTAACAGATGAAGGATCAAAGATCTTTTCAAATTTCATAAAAAAGGTAGAAAAATATGAAAAAAATTAA
- a CDS encoding anthranilate synthase component I family protein, whose translation MNTFGKHSISKIPLVYTETQPFDVYNKISRNYTHSFLFESLEGPDELAETSIMGFDPELIVTGYFDKITIQNRDGKTETIQTETIQTDTPLEEIKKLIKKTDDMSYRYLGGAVGNIDYDAIRLFENIPGKKDLQKPIMEFGIYNDGILYDNKKKQFFYFYYDEDRKDKIKKTDEDVGTFEMSDIKINLNKEQFEQIVNKAKEYVHSGDVFQVVLSRRFSFEAKGDYLRVYEKLRELNPSPYMFHLKMDENVIIGSSPEMLLRVTGRDVETFPIAGTRKITEDEEKNEKLKNELLNDEKELAEHTMLVDLGRNDIGRVCDYGTVKVKELMEIKRFSHVQHIVTHVVGKLNEKNDMYDAFEAVFPAGTVSGAPKVRAMEIIQELEPTQRETYAGAVGYFSFNGCCDFAIAIRSIFVNKERGFVQAGAGIVFDSIAENELKETEHKANAMITALKEASK comes from the coding sequence GTGAACACCTTTGGAAAACACAGCATTTCTAAGATTCCTCTAGTGTACACTGAAACTCAACCATTTGACGTTTACAATAAAATTTCCAGAAACTATACACATTCATTTTTGTTTGAATCACTAGAAGGACCTGATGAGTTAGCAGAGACGTCAATCATGGGATTCGACCCAGAATTAATTGTAACAGGATACTTTGATAAAATAACAATTCAAAACAGGGATGGTAAAACAGAGACAATTCAAACAGAGACAATTCAAACAGATACACCTCTAGAAGAAATCAAAAAATTGATTAAAAAAACAGATGATATGTCTTACCGATATTTGGGAGGTGCAGTAGGAAATATTGATTATGATGCAATTAGGTTATTTGAAAATATTCCAGGTAAGAAAGATTTGCAAAAACCAATAATGGAATTTGGAATTTACAACGACGGCATACTTTACGATAATAAAAAGAAACAATTTTTCTATTTTTATTATGATGAAGATAGAAAAGACAAAATTAAAAAAACAGATGAAGACGTAGGAACATTTGAAATGTCAGATATTAAGATAAATCTGAACAAAGAACAATTTGAACAAATTGTCAATAAAGCAAAAGAGTATGTTCACAGTGGAGATGTATTTCAAGTTGTCTTATCTAGAAGATTTTCATTTGAAGCAAAAGGAGATTATTTGCGAGTATATGAAAAACTTCGAGAATTAAATCCGTCACCATATATGTTTCATTTAAAAATGGATGAAAATGTAATCATTGGATCAAGTCCAGAAATGTTATTGAGAGTTACTGGAAGAGATGTAGAAACTTTTCCAATAGCAGGTACAAGAAAAATTACTGAAGATGAAGAGAAAAACGAAAAATTAAAAAATGAATTGTTAAATGACGAAAAAGAACTTGCAGAACATACGATGTTGGTAGATTTAGGTAGAAATGATATTGGAAGGGTATGCGATTATGGAACTGTTAAAGTAAAAGAACTAATGGAGATAAAGAGATTCAGCCACGTTCAACACATAGTAACACACGTTGTAGGTAAATTGAATGAGAAAAATGACATGTATGACGCATTTGAAGCAGTTTTTCCTGCAGGAACAGTCTCAGGAGCACCGAAAGTAAGAGCAATGGAAATAATTCAAGAACTAGAACCAACTCAAAGAGAAACATATGCAGGAGCCGTAGGTTATTTTTCATTTAACGGATGCTGTGATTTTGCAATTGCAATTAGGAGTATTTTTGTCAATAAAGAAAGAGGATTTGTACAGGCAGGTGCAGGCATTGTATTTGATTCAATTGCAGAAAATGAATTGAAAGAAACTGAACATAAAGCAAACGCAATGATTACTGCCTTAAAGGAGGCATCAAAATGA
- a CDS encoding CbtB domain-containing protein, with the protein MSQKQSTITASGTSKIAVAALALVFVFGLFVVGFDQGHIFSLVMGEQAFDEMFIHELTHDMRHAAGFPCH; encoded by the coding sequence ATGTCTCAAAAACAATCTACTATTACAGCATCTGGTACCTCTAAAATTGCAGTTGCTGCATTGGCACTTGTATTTGTATTCGGTTTATTCGTAGTAGGTTTTGATCAAGGGCACATTTTCAGTCTAGTTATGGGTGAACAAGCATTTGATGAAATGTTCATACATGAATTAACTCATGATATGAGACATGCAGCCGGCTTTCCTTGCCATTAA
- a CDS encoding DoxX family protein: MNAELSTSKLPDIAHMGMRATIGVIFIVHGFGKFGNPGFGGWISSMGIPAEMQIPIALAEFVPGILLLIGVLTRISGALLSIVMLGAIFLVKGATSLTGDKGYEFDLILLAASLVVIVSGPGRISISHLIKKIPRVLQ, encoded by the coding sequence ATGAATGCAGAACTTTCGACAAGTAAACTTCCTGATATTGCCCATATGGGAATGCGTGCAACTATTGGTGTAATCTTCATAGTTCATGGATTTGGAAAATTTGGAAATCCTGGATTTGGTGGATGGATTTCCAGCATGGGTATTCCTGCAGAAATGCAAATTCCTATTGCATTAGCTGAGTTTGTACCGGGAATTCTACTCTTAATTGGAGTTCTAACAAGAATTTCGGGAGCATTACTATCGATAGTAATGCTCGGAGCAATATTCCTCGTAAAAGGTGCAACTAGTCTTACCGGCGACAAAGGTTATGAATTTGATTTAATTCTTCTTGCTGCAAGTCTAGTAGTAATTGTTAGTGGTCCAGGTAGAATATCAATCTCACATCTAATCAAAAAGATTCCTAGAGTATTACAGTAA